AACGTGTATTTATAAGCTTCGCTGATcttgttagaaaaatacggGAAAGTCTTAACGAGCTTGAAATTGCTGTTGATAAAATATGATGGAACAAACGTTTGCTCAGTTTTGATTGCGTCTAGACGGTTATTCGACGGCTCTGATTGCAAGACTGCAGACGTCACGATGCTTTTTTCTGTAAGAGACTTCGCAAGCTAGTTTTGTAATATTCGGTATATCTGTACTATGGAAAGCTTTACCACTGCCTACGAATAAACTAATAAAACGATTGACGGTCTTGCGCATGAGATGAGAAACCGCGCGAGCCTTTAACGTCACCACTTAAATGTCGTTCATGCATTTCAGGACTTGGAGTAACGGGTTGGATTCTATCCAAATTTCAGCTCTTCCATTCGATTTTACCAAACGATCAACGATGATAACTGCGTACGGTTACCTGTACGCAATACTCTTCGAATTTATCGTTACACATTTCTTACAAATAGCCGTATCATTAAATCAAAGCTAGCAAGTGAGTTGAGACTTGTGCGATTACAGCTTTCCAAACCATTGTCACTACGGTCATACTTGCGTTTTATATTATTAGATTCCTCGGCAGCcgagattttttaaatctcagTTCAGTACTCATATATTGTGCGAGTTTTTGTTTCACGTTAAGTTTTCGCTCTCATTTTCGTGTCTTTGAAAGACCAAAAGCATGACTCCTTAGTAAGAAAACGcgaatcaaattttacaaaacaaTTTCCGAATTCTCGTTGTACTCGCTCGCAGTGACTCGTTTGTCACCATTCATTGTCACTCAACACTCGTTGCCCAAGTCCTTTGACTTTCCAAGAGACTTGGAAGCGGTGCAACGTGTCGCGTTCCGGTCAGTTTGCTAATCATTCTGTAAATTTCTGAGCCGACTACAAGAAAATTCATATtcgagaaaaacaatttatttatacatacctTACTGTGGAATATaacgataaattttggatACGAGCTCGAGATGGAAAACAGAAATCAACACTGCAGCCTTGCAGTCTTGggatataaaatattgaaactttttctcctcacATTGTATAAATATCTGTGCAATAACACATTTGTTCGGTTGGTAATGACTATGAAGTGACGAAGTTACACGCCGAAGAAaagtcgcagcgttattttgaTACCTTCGTAAAAATGTTGCGCTTAATACTCACTTTGCCATCAATGAATCATGCCCAGAtattttcgtatttctttcatttattcattgcGATTGAACGCTGAAATTCAACTGGATAAGTGAACAAAAATTGTCCAAGATTAGCAAAAGAAGGAGGAGAGAATTATTTGTCCTAGATAACAAGTATTTTAACTCATGGTTAAATTATATTGGTGGAACTTTGAAAACTCATATGGTGATGTTTAGTGTAGTAGCGCCAATTCCTGTGCCTTCTAGCCTATGTCTAGTCACGTCTCACAATCAGGGCTGGAAATGTGCCAATACGTGTCACTGTGCTACCAATCGTCAAGTTTTTcccgatatatatatatattatatatataggtatacatacatacattatatatgtatattgaacTGGGAACAGCATCTTACACGTGTTTACACTGCGAGTACAATTGCCCAGCGTGAATAACTAGAGGATTTTTCATATTGCGCCGAATGATGAAAGATCACTTTAGGTGCGCGGTggaaaattaatcaataacATCAAGGCAATAGTACAGAAATTGTATACGATACTCGCATCTATCATTCTGAGTTGGAACGGATCGATCGTAGATAACGTCTTgtgaaaatagattttcaaGTACAAgttaattgaaattcatcaacGTCAGACCCAATGTGATAACAACATCGATTTGTGTTGGCACTTTGTAACCAACGTAGTCGAGTTTCTTgactgaaaattgaaatcctgACATTCAAACCAATGTCGAATCATCCTGTTGACTTCGAAATTCGTGATTGCCCACGTACGATGTATTTTCGTATGGAAACAATTACGGATCACGGATTCGGTTTACAACTGAAAACAGAACCGCGTTATATGCTTTGAAACGTTATAAACACCGAGGCTGGCACGATGCCATTGCTCTGAATTGCGTGCTGCTCCGAATCGTGAAAAACGTGTTATAAGTACACGTCTACCCTACCTGGTTGTATAAGCTTTGAGGTAAATTGACGCGAGTCACAAATTGAAACAAGCCCAGAGCTGATATCACAGTTACCGTTCAATTAGGACGTTGAGATCTCGCGGATATCGCTTTCGTTAtgcaatgataaaatttgcaaaattcgCAACCAAAACATGAGTACCAAGTGCTTTtggcttacaattagattaattttttggtCTCGGTTGctcattttcattcaaaacgTTTTCTCATCATctttaaaatttaataaagtAGATTTATCTGATTGGTAGTTAGACTTTTTCATAGCCGTCTAAATTGAATTGAACTTATGTTTATTTCAGAAAGATAAGCAAAGTTAacgtattttatacacaattcGGCACACAAGTCGTCGAAGCTAGGAAAGCTTATCCTTCAACTTCATTTTGAGTACAGTAAAGATGACTTGACGTAACCTTGTACAAAGTGCATATTACTTTTTTAGACCCGGCAATCATCGCATCGTGATATCAAAACGATTATCACCTGAATTAACGGAAGTATCCAAGGTGTTTGACAAGATTTACTTATCCGTCATGATAATTAGTCGATAGACACTTCGAAATCACGCTTTCCTGCTGtattttcacgattatttCGTTCGCGTTGAATTTTGTTAGACGGTGatttttgttaatattataTGACAAACTCGTCGCCTTCACGTAAGCGTCGTTAGTTAGACATTTTCTCCTCCAGCAAGTCGATCAATTTCTTTTCGATGACCGGAAAGATCGCATTACTAAACCTGCAGTATTAAAAACCACAGTTCACAGTTTGTGcactttgaaattgttgataCTTTCCTGTAGGATTTCAAAGTCTGCATTGAATGAGAAAACTGTTGAGGAGGTTGTGCTTTATTCTATCCTGACAACATAGATGAAATGCCTAAATTTAACGATGGAAAATCCATCTTCTTGTCGAATACACAAGGCATGCTTTCGATATCACAAAAAAATCTCTCCATTCTGGTCATAGTATCCAAGATCTTCCGAGTATGAAATAGGATTTTCGCCTGTAATACGTCCGCATTTACTCGTAGTACTTCAATTTCATCTCATCGTCAGACTCAATTCGTGAAAACGCAACGTAATGCACAAACAGCGAATGACGGTTTAATACTGTTTATTAATTTGCTTTTTTGTGGCGATGTTAAATATCTTTGTATCAATATCTCTGTGATAGTAATACATTAAAATACAAATAGAAAGTCTAACTGCAAGTTCTTAGTTAGATGGGGATACTGACGATGTAGAATCAAACAAATCCAGTGTTGGATACTTATCGATGGCAGTACCATTATTCTACTTGACGATCTAGACCAAGGTATTGCTgatgtttatttcatttccaCCATTCGTACAAACGTCAATACGCGTGAAGATTTCATCTTTGATTTACTTTGACGCCTTAGGatgttacatattttatttcgaataatCAGTATCCCGTAGATAAATAAAACTTCTTTTTCTATCATTTTACGAAGCTGCCACAGATGTTGCCAAATCACGTAGATATCTGCGCAGAGTTTTGTAGGACTCTGTTCTCGGGAGACAATCGACGAACTTGACTCCGCCGCGCAGCTGACTAAAGTCACCCATTTCCGTGGCCACTAAGTCAATCAATTGCTGTTCGGTAACCTGAAAGATGGCAAAGATATCGTGTGAAGGGAGCTCAAGCTCTATTGAAATATTACCTCAACCACTAAGTTTgaatgatttttctgaaatccgATTTTAGTAAATGGAAACTGGGAGACCCAGAGACGATGTAACGGTCTTTCACTCTCATCAATGACTTTCGAATGGAAAATCAAAACGTTTGAGTGTTACGTTAGAGATTGCATCGAGGTTTTACTAAGGCATAGGTAACCTCAGCGTCTAGCAGCCGATGATtgtgatgaagaaaaaaaaataccttttGGTCGGTCGCAGAAGACTCTGCTCTGACTACAAAAGCAACAGGATGCTCATCGTCCAGAGGATGAGGCAAGCCCACGACAGCAACCTCCTTGACACCAGGATGAGGCAAAAGCACATCCTCGATATCAGCTGGAGATATGTGGTAACCTCGATACTTGATCAGATCCTTCAATCTGTCCACCACAAAAATCTCACCGTCCTCGTCATAGTAGCCAAGATCTCCCGAGTGCATCCATCCTTACGTAATGAATTAAAAGGAGACATTTTTCGAACGTCAGTGATAGGTTTGAGTTAATCGGTATCCTGACTATGCTATGCATGTCTAGTTGAATACTGACCTTCCTCGTCGATCGCTTTAGCAGTAGCTTCTGGATTGTTGTAGTAGCCGTTCATCATAGTGCAACTCTTCAACCATAGTTCACCTTCTTTATTGGCTCCCTGTACTTTCCCGGTGGCTGGGTCGACCACTTTCAGCTGGCTATCCTCTAGCACGTGACCGGATGATCCAAATTTCGATCCAGGCGACTGGCGTATGATCACACCACCGACTTCCGTCATACCGTAACCAACGGTGATCGTGGCGCTGGGTACAGCCTTGATAAAGGCCTCTCGAGCAGCAACTGATAGAATGGCTCCACTGCTTGTAACATCTTTCAGGCTGGACAGATCGTATTTTTTCACGGCGTCCGATTTCACCAATCTGTTCATTACATTGACGGGTAAGAAGGCTGAATGTATctggaataaaaagaaacatgtTATTCTATGCACATCCGCGTCCTCCATAACAAATAGTTTTACAACTATTTACTTTGAGCTTTTCGATGAGCGCGCAAGTTGTATTCTCGTCGAAGGGCGGCGGTATTAGTCTAGTTGCGTTTGCGCAAACAGTAAAAAGCATGGTGAAAGTTCCAGTGACCCATGCTTGAGGTGTGACGATTAAAGCTCTGTCGGCTTGCAGTACAGAAAGTGCCGGTCGGTTTTGCACCTTCATCAAAACTATGTGTGATAGTGCAACACCTTTCGGCAAGCCTGAGGTTCCAGAAGTACACAGGATTACCGCAGTATCACCAGAACTTTTCACCGGTGTGCATTCGTAGTTTTCGACCTTTTCGTTTTCTTGCTCGTTGATTATTCTTTCAAACTCAAAAAACCCGGAAACGCGACCAAAAACTATGATCTTCAGGTCAAGATTAATTTCTTCGGCCGCCGCGGCAAAGGTGGTAGCTAATTCTTCGTTGACGAATGCCATTTTTGGTGCAGTTGTTTTCATCATATGACAAAAGTCCcctggaaaaattatttcagcaTCTTTAATGTTGAACGGTTGATTACAACTGTTTTTCGCGCTTGGTGTATATACAGACTTTATTCATCTGTGGCCTAAATTATGTTCATTCTGTTCGTTATGCTCCAGTGATTTATGAATATCGATCGAGTTTGTCGCTCTTACGTCGTAACAGTCTAAGCGTATGGCTATGTGTTTGGTCGGGACAGAACTTAACGTTGCGTCAAGTATTTAATCACAATTGGCACGTAAGAAACTCAGtggtaaaatatataattttaccaATTACAATAAGTAATATATACTTTCGTCACTACCGTTATATGTTTTACGAGACTTCTACACGGTATTGTGAGTTACGCGATTGTGAAGAAATTTACGTTTGCTCATCCCGACGTATAAGGGATTGAAAATGGCTCCAACGTAGAGGGCTGCGTAACACGGCATCGCGACGTCCAGATGTTGGTTGTCGCAAACTACAACAACGTCTCCAGGGAGCAAACCGTGAGCCTTCATCCACAGAGCACATCTCACGCTCCTGTCCCGCATCTGGTCGAAGGTGTATTCTTCGCCAGTCTTACCATCGATCTGAAACATTGTTCTCCAACATATTACAACAAATATATTTCTGACCACTACGAGCTTTTGTGAAGCAGGCCCGCTTCGATTATTCATACTTCCATAATATGGAGCAATATTACGACACGTGTGGCTAGAAGTTAAAAATGGGTAATTTTGAGTAATCGCATATTTACCTGCCCTACTAattttggattatttttcaGACTGGCTAGTATGAGTTCCCCCAAACTGTTGAACTCGAACGGAGGATAAGGAACAACCTTTCCCTTGAGTACATTGTCCTCAAGTGTGAACCTCGAATCATTCTGAAAATAACATTAggtataacatttttcatgattttccgAAAAGCGGAAATAACTTGAGCCAATTAGTGGAACTTTTGACGTATTCTATACATAGTCCGTAAAGTTTTCTATAAGAAAGCATTGAACGATGCCTTCGTAGAAAATTTTAGGATCCCTGACACCAGAATCGATATAAAAGTCAGAGACCGTTGCGTACTGTTGCTGCCAACTACGTAGAGGTTTAAATCAAGGTGAACTGAGCATCAAAGTGCgcataaaaattcagtaaattcaGCTCAGttgaacgaataaaaaaataaaatcacagTCCAGAAAAATGGAAGCCAGTCACCTATCAAGCTTTCTACGTATGTGGAGTGTGAGCAATTCACTTACCATTTTCGCTGTTTGTCGGTAAAATTATACTATTTAGCTTAGATTTTTTGCCACCGTGCTATTTATGTgacttgagaaatttttttttcactcgtttAATATCTGTCTTGGAACTCGGTAAGAGTAATCAACAGCACGTTACAACTCGACAGAATGACGATTGTTCAACGAAGAGCGTGTTCTTAAGTGATTCTCTACAATGAAGTGTTAAACCGGTGCAGCGTCGTTGATTCGTTGAAATCGATGTCGATCGGTTGTAATTACTTCTTTGACTGATAGAGTACAAGACGGATTTGATCTCTCTACTCACACAAGTACATCCCGTTCATTCGTTCGATGATTTAGACAGAGTTTCAGACTATATATATCATTCTGAACAGCACAGGATTATTAAATCTGATTCACCTCAGCCTGGCTTCGTAAGCAATCTGGCAAGGCGTGTCAATGCCACATGCGAAACATCAAAATTACTATACAACCATTATCTATTTTTCCCTATAAGattattcgtttattcatAGTCTAGCAACGCTGGGTTCGTTACTACCAACTGATGGAAAGTCGTCATGTGTCGTATTTTCTGTACCCAATTCAAAAATTGGTCATGGCAACCACTTTATATAATATCTTATCAGTAACGAGATTTTTCTTTTGCCACCTATACAGGGTGTAACGAAATTGCCAATTGCGGGACACAGCATTGAGGTCATTTCGATAAGTGCAGCCGAGGAaacggagaagaaaaaattatttggaCGCTCCGTTTTCTCCAAAAAGCATATGACCGGTAATCAATTGGGAGTGAGCTTTAGATATTTTCACCGAACCAGCACAATCGCCAGATCCAACGGATTACCGCGGATCCGCTCAAATCTACCAAAGTAGATAAAATTATACACTTCTCCAAAAGGATATATTACTAACTCCGGAGTCACTGAATAATCACCTTAACAATGCCTCGGATCCAAGCCAAGGACACGGATGCAGACGAAAAGTCATTTCGCGATTGGACTTGCTCAGCAACGAGCTAACGCCTGATTTGCACCCAATTGGATGGtttcttaaaaaaatcgaccattcatatttttttcttttgcgcTGAACCGGTCCTGCTTACGGCGACGAACTCAATACTTCTTCCTACAATCGGAAATTTCGTTACACCCTGTATAACATTCGGTCTATACAAGTGCATAGATTACAGGTTTAACTGtatattgaattaatttacTGGATATCGCCAAACTGGACTAGTCCCAAGGCTAATGAATTTATCCATCTATCTATCattaaagaaaattgattcattcaAACTGCAATTACAGATTACCGGATCGCCACTTTCGTTACGCAATATAGAATAGATTgttatcgatatttttgttcgcGTTTCTCTGTAGTTTTGTACATGATAACTATTTACACGTTAGAAACTAGCACGGTCATCATCGACACAGCACAGTTATGCTGAAAAATTGGCTGAAATTTCTAAAGTATGTATTTTTCGTATTTGTGAAATTGTTTTCTAGcttggaaaaaaaggaatagcTTTATCGAATTCCGTTTATTCCGCTGGGCTGTTTTTCTTGATAGTATTTTAGTTGTCTATCATATTTGATCACTTCGTAcgtatttgtttcttttcacgTCTGTAACGTGTGAAAATTCCCTGACAAACATGATaatatacagaaaaaattgatatttctttCGTATAGGCTTTTGGTGCACATGTTAGAGATTACATAGCAACACTGTGCAACTGTTTTTTGATCCTTACTTTCGAATGTGGATTAGTTGTTGTGATTGAGAGGATTCGTTCAAGGTAAAATTCATTATATAACattgattttattcatatCACGAATACAAATGCCTCAatctaattattttcacttcaaatACTTTCCAATCGATGTATCGGATGTAATGGTATAAGAGTGTTTGACAGTTAAAACGTACCTATCCTTTAAATTTATTCCTTAACTAACTGCTCTTGGGGATGAGAAAATTTCTGGCTGATGGTCACGTTGTTGCCATAGATCTCGCTAGGTCGCGTACATATCCGCGTCGAATATTATTTGACGGTGTTTTCGGTAGATTATCCAGGAATTTGACTCCACCCCGCAGTCGTTTACTGTCAGCCATTTCGGTCGCCACCAAGTCAATCAATTCCTGTTCTGTAACCTAAAGAATCCCAGAAATTAAGCGTCCATAATATTCGGACTTTCATTATTCTCACACTCAAATAACTTCACGATAATTTTACATTGGACTTGTCGATATTgtaattcagaatttttcacgttGATCTTGACCAGTTCATAGTGTCGCTAAGTAACCGACTTCTACTTGTCGGAACAAATTACCTCTTCTCCGGTGAGAGAAGACTCCGTTCTAACTACAAAAGCAATAGGATGCTCGTCATCCACAGGATGAGGCAAGCCTACGACTGCCACCTCTTTGACACCAGGGTGAGACAAAAGCACACTCTCGACTTCAACCGGATATATGTGATAACCCCTGTATTTAATCAGTTCTTTCAGCCTATCTACCACGAAGATCTCTCCGTCCTCGTCGTAGTAACCAAGATCTCCCGATTGCATCCATCCTTAGaaaaagtattaaaatttgagattttgtaaattaaaaGTCAAGGGTTGAACTGGAACTTCGAATACATTTGCTAGGAAATATATTACTCAAGTTACCTTCCTCGTCGATGGTTGCGGCTGTAGCATCTGGATCGTTATAGTAACAGTTCATCATGGTGTCATTCTTCTACAATAGTTCACCCACCTGATTAGTTCCTAATACTCTGCTCGTATCTGTATCCACTACGTTCAGCTGGCAATTGATTAAGAGGCGGCCACACGATCCGGGTTTTGAGCTGTTTGATTGTACTGATGTGCCAGCTCCTAGTTCTGTCATGCCATAGCCAGCTAGGATGGAAGCGCCTGGTAACTTTTTAGCAAATGCATCGCGGGACGCAACTGACAGTTTGGCTCCACCACAAATTACAGACTTGATACAGGAGAGATCGTACTTGCTCAAAGCGTGGGATTTCAATAATCTGTTGACGATATTTGGGGCTACAAAAACTGTTTgtgcctaaaaaaaaaaaaaaaaaataccagacATACGTTCAGCAGTGAGTTCtacgattattttgtttacatacgaatcgataatttttataacttaCTTTGCGTCTTTCGACAATTTCGGGAGCAAACCCTGCTTCTTCAGCCACAAGGCACACCTCACACTTCTGTCTTGCATTTTTTCGAAGGTATATTCTTTGTCAGTGGCACCATCAATCTGTAATATCATTTGTCATGATAACAAAGTGAAGAAACATTATGTATCTCGATAGAAAATGGCTGGCTTTAACCATTTGTTTTCAGTTCAATGTCATAAGGTGTATCAGATGAATGTACAGCAACCGCTTACCAAGTTCGCTCGAATACTTACTTGTCCCACGAAATTTGGATCGCTTTTCAGTTTGTCTAGAATCATTTCTCCGATACTACCGTAGTCGAAATCGATACAAGGAATCTCGTTACCTTTGAGTATATTGCTTACGATTGTAAGGCCTGAATTGTTCTGGAAATAAATTCGTAACATCTTAAGTCCATTTTCGTAGTCTGGTAATTCTAGTCTTGAGGAGTTCGCACGTTCTCTGTGGTTTTCGGCGAGATTGTACAGTAATGTCACGCATTACTGCACAGTATTCAATGTACGTAACATGCATGGGTGCAGATAACCGTGCAGTAGGCATTTGAGATTTTGACTTGGCTGAATTGGCGTTTCTCAACAAGGCCGAAGCTGTCTTACGCAAGAAATACGTACGGTGATAAAAAGCTTAGTCATAGCAGCGTTAATGAGAAGTGTGGTGAACACTATTGTTGACAATCGACGATGGACCGCGCAACACAGTTTCGGGATTTACGTAAGGCAGATATTTTGACTTCACCGCTAGTACCGCATAAAATACTGTCATATGATCAGGTTGttaaaagtaaatgaaatgaaCTCATTATCAGAAAATGATTTGAACTCACGAAAGCAGAGAGCATGGAACTACGTAGTATCATTTAAACAGTTGCAATTATTAGGTTTTGAAGAAGTCCACAGATAAATTGTGTTATTCGACAATTCGTAGAGTACGGAATCAGCAACGCAGTATTACTGCGAGTCTGCATGGAGTAGTCAGATTTTATATGAATATGATATAAAAATGCTATGTGTGTAATTAACTCACCATTTTAGCGTTCCGGATGAAGAATTAGCTTGATAAATTTCGCCACTCGTTATATCGTACGTGATAAAATAAGTACAAACTTGAAATCGGTTTCAAAACTCTGCGAAAGCAGTCAAGAAGAGGTTTGAATTGGACAGAATAACACTGGTACAACAAAGAAACTGTTCTTGAGATGTTCTCTGGAATGAGGTATGTTATGTTTAAAGGT
The sequence above is drawn from the Neodiprion pinetum isolate iyNeoPine1 chromosome 2, iyNeoPine1.2, whole genome shotgun sequence genome and encodes:
- the LOC124211875 gene encoding luciferin 4-monooxygenase-like, yielding MMNCYYNDPDATAATIDEEGWMQSGDLGYYDEDGEIFVVDRLKELIKYRGYHIYPVEVESVLLSHPGVKEVAVVGLPHPVDDEHPIAFVVRTESSLTGEEVTEQELIDLVATEMADSKRLRGGVKFLDNLPKTPSNNIRRGYVRDLARSMATT
- the LOC124211866 gene encoding luciferin 4-monooxygenase-like, coding for MNDSRFTLEDNVLKGKVVPYPPFEFNSLGELILASLKNNPKLVGQIDGKTGEEYTFDQMRDRSVRCALWMKAHGLLPGDVVVVCDNQHLDVAMPCYAALYVGAIFNPLYVGMSKRDFCHMMKTTAPKMAFVNEELATTFAAAAEEINLDLKIIVFGRVSGFFEFERIINEQENEKVENYECTPVKSSGDTAVILCTSGTSGLPKGVALSHIVLMKVQNRPALSVLQADRALIVTPQAWVTGTFTMLFTVCANATRLIPPPFDENTTCALIEKLKIHSAFLPVNVMNRLVKSDAVKKYDLSSLKDVTSSGAILSVAAREAFIKAVPSATITVGYGMTEVGGVIIRQSPGSKFGSSGHVLEDSQLKVVDPATGKVQGANKEGELWLKSCTMMNGYYNNPEATAKAIDEEGWMHSGDLGYYDEDGEIFVVDRLKDLIKYRGYHISPADIEDVLLPHPGVKEVAVVGLPHPLDDEHPVAFVVRAESSATDQKVTEQQLIDLVATEMGDFSQLRGGVKFVDCLPRTESYKTLRRYLRDLATSVAAS